The segment AATGCCGTCTCTTTCTCGCCGTTGCCGAGGATCGAGCCGCCGCTTTGCCAGAGATGGGGCCAGAATTGCCAGGTTGTCTCCTCCGAGCCTGAGACCGAATACGCGTAACCATAGGTCTTGGTCGCGTCGTCTGTCAGCTGCTTGGCCGTCGCGGCGAAGTCATCCCAGGTCCAGTCGCCGGTCGGGTAGGAGACCCCCGCCTTGTCGAAGACAGTCTTGTTGTAGATCAGCGACAGATTATCGACGATGGCCGGGAAACCGATGGTCTTGTTACCGGTTGGCTGGGCCGTCAACCTCGCCGATTCCGGGAACTCATCCCATTTCACTTCTGGATTCTTCACCTCGTCGGTGATGTCCAGCGTGCGGTTGGATGACTCGAGCTCGCTGGCCCACGAGCCGAACGCATAGGAGATGTCCGGGTACTGGTTTCCGGCGAATCCCGCGGATAGCTTCTGAAGAAGGTCTTCGGTCGATGAGGCGCCGGGCGAGACCTTGATCGAGACATTTGGGTTGTCCTTCTCGAACTCGCCGGCGAGTTGCTCGATCAGCTTCTCTGCCTCGTCGGTCTGCCCGGACCAGATCTCCAGCTCGACCTTCGCCTCTTTATCAAGGGTCGTCGCGCCTTGCGAGTCGCCGCAGCCGCTCATTGCGCCAACCAATGCGACCGCAGCGACAACACCGGACGCTCGGAGGGCCTGCTTGCGGAGGAAAGATATCATCATTGATTCCATTCTGGGTGCGGGCTGCCTTCTCGGATCAGCTGAGGACGATGGACCGGGTGAGGTGCCGGGGGGTGTCGGGGTTGAGGCCCCGATACTCGGCGATCGCCACGGCGAGTTGCTGGGTCAGTGCCAATTCGACCAACGGATCCTGAGTTCCGGTGATTACGGTGGCTCCGGTGTGTTCGATATCCCGGATCAGACTCGCTTCGACCGGGCCGATGATCCACACCAGCGAGCGGTCGTCGGCGACGGCAAGGGGGCCGTGTCGGTAGTCCAGGGCCGGGTATGACTCCGCCCATGCCTGCGCGGCTTCGCGGATCTTGAGCGCTGCTTCCTGCGCGAGGCCGTATGTCCAACCGCTACCGAGATAAACAAAGTGTGTGTAGCGTGACACGTCAATGCCGGAGGGCTGGGCAAGCGCGATCTCGGCCTGGCCGGGAAGGCCGCCGACATCTTCACCGAACGCATTGCGGGCGAGCAGCAAGATGGTGGTGGGGAACCGCGTCTGTACGACCGACTCTTCGTCCGCGAAGTCGAGAAGGAGAACGTCGTCGGCCCGCTGGGCGATGGGCGAGTCGGCAACACCGGTTACGGCGATGGTCCGCACCCCGTCGGGCAATGCGTCGAGGGCCGCGATCACCTCGGTGGTAGTTCCCGATCGGCTCAGCACGATCACGGCATCATAGTCGCGCCATGGCCACGGCTCAGATGCGTACGCCGCGTCTGTCTGACCGAGGCCTGCGGCCTCGCGGAGAACCGCGAACGATTCAGCGACGAATGCCGAGGTGCCGCAGCCGAGTACCAGGACTCGGGAACCCGGTAAGGAGAGTAGGTCGGTCGCTTGGGCTGAGTGATCGGCGAGGGCACAGCGCCAAATCTTCGGCTGGCTGGCGATTTCGCGAGCGGTTGTTGTCACGGGGGCTCCAGTAGATCGAGGACTCGAACGCGTTGGTCATAGCGTTTGGACTTATCATTGGATGCGTGGTGAGCGTTTGACAATGAAATTGACCATATCGCTCATTTGAACTGTTCATTTGTTGCAGAGAGGTGTCGAAATGCCGCAGCAGCCAGACTGGGACAGGATTGCAGATTTGAGGCTGGCTGATTGGCTGCCACGCAGGAAGCTGCGTACGAAGGTCACCTCGGTCGACTCGCCAGCATTCCCGGTCATCGACGTGCACAACCATCTCGGCAGATGGCTGAGTGACGGGCGTTGGATGATCGACGACGTTCCAGCGCTCGTGGCGACAATGGACGAATGCGGGATCGAGACCACCGTGAACCTCGACGGTCTGTGGGGGGAGGAGGTGACGGCCAACGTGGAGCGCTACGACCGCGCCTACCCGGGCCGTTTCCTGACCTTCTGTCAGCTGGAGTGGGCCGAACTCGGGGCAGCTGACGGCGTCGATCGATTGCGCAAGTCGCTTGAGGACAGTACACGGCGCGGGGCGCGCGGCCTGAAAGTGTGGAAGACCCTGGGCCTGATGGCGCGCGACGCCGGCGGGGAGTTGATTATTCCCGATGACGAGCGGGTGATCCAGGTCATCGCGCATGCCGGTGAACTTGGCTTACCCGTGTTGATCCATACGGCCGATCCGATCGCATTCTTCGACCCTGTCGATCGGCACAACGAGCGGATCGAAGAGCTCACCGGCGCGCCGGACTGGTGGTTCGGCGATCGGGACAAGTACCCGACATTCGACGCGCTGCTGGACGCGCATGCGGCGCTGGTGCTGGCGTGCCCCGAGACGGCGTTCATCGGCGCCCACGTCGGTTGCGCGGCGGAAGACCTCGATCGGGTCGAGCGACTGCTGAGCGCGGCCCCGAACTACACCGTCGACACGGCGGGCAGGATGGCGGAGCTCGGCAGGCAGCCGCGGCGCTTCGGCCAACTGGTCGCCGCCTATCCCGGGCAGATATTGTTCGGCACGGACATCTATCCGGCGAGTAAGGACCAGTATCGGCTGCACTTCCGGTTCTTCGAGACCGCCGATGAGGGGTTCTCATACGATCCCGGCAGTGAGATCCCCGGGCAGGGACGCTGGGACGTCTCGGCACTGGACCTTCCGCCGGACCTGCTGGAGAGCGTCTATCATCTAAACGCACGGCGCATCCTCGGACTCTGACCACCGGGTTGCTCGGGGCCGACGACCGGCGCGTCGCCCGCCCGGAATGTCAGGCGGGGCCGGGCTCAGTTACCAGGCCGCAGAAGGCGCGGACGAGCTCCATCATCGCCGCTCGTGCGTCCCTGGTGTAGATGCGTGGATCGACGGCATCCGGATGCTCGTTCAGCGATCCGCGGAGCACGCCGGTCGCGGCGATATTGAGGGCGGTGCCCACGTTGACTTTGCGGATGCCCGCAGCGACGGCGGTGGCGATGACCGGGTCCGAAACGCCGGATGATCCGTGCAGCACGAGCGGCACGGGCACCGCCGCCGCGAGCTGCCGGATCAAATCGATGTCGAGTTCGGCGCTGCGGCTGCGCATCGCATGCGAGCTGCCGACCGCAACGGCGAGGCCGTCCACCCCGGTCTGCTCGACGAACCTCGCCGCTTCGCTCGGATCGGTGCGCACGCCCGGAGCATGCGCGCCGTCCTTGCCGCCGATCTGGCCGAGTTCTGCCTCCACCCATACGCCCAGCGCATGGGCGCGCTCGACCACCCTCCGGGTTGCGGCGACATTGTCGGCGTAATCACGCTTGGATGCGTCGAACATGACCGAGCCGACCCCGAACTCGCCCGCGCGGTCGAGGATGTCCTCGACGAGTTCTTCGTTTTCGATGTGGTCGAGGTGGATACCCAGCGGGGTGCTGCCCGATCGGGCGATCTCCCGGCAGGCAGCAAGCAGGGGCTCAGGCGACCCGCGGAAGGCGATAGCGTTCTCGCTAATCTGAAGCAGCGCCGGACTGTTCGCGGCGGTGGCGCCAGCTGCGATCGCCTCGGCGTGTTCGAGTCCGATCACGTTGAAGGACGGTAGGGCTGTGCCCTCGGCGACGACTCTCGCGATTAGCTCCGCCGTTGGGGTGAGTGTCATTGTCCGGTCTCGAGTCGTCCGCCCAGCGAGACCGGGAGGAGGTCCGCGTGTGCTGCCGTGAGGTCGTCGCAGAGCGCCCAGATCTCCGCGGGGGTCAACGATGAGCTGGCATTGGGATCGACGAGCACTGCCTGACGCACAAGGTCCGGGTTGCCTGTTCGGGCGGCTTCGATCGTCAAGGCGGCCACGGAGAGATAAGTCCGATTCAGGGCGGCCCCCTGCGGCGGCACATCGCCGAAGGGCATCGGATGAACGCCAGAGCTGTCGACGAGGCTTGGGACCTCGACGACCGCACCCGCGGGCAGGTTGCTGATCAGACCGCGGTTGACGACGTTCGCGTGGATCGTGCGTTGCGAACCGGTCAGGATCGAGTGGATGATCTGAGGCGCGTACTCGGCTGCGCTCTCCTCAAGTTCGAGGGACCGGCCGTCCGCAAGGGCGGCTTTGGCTTGATTGAACTCGGCGACGTTTTCCTCGGAGATTCCGATGTACTCGAGGGGGCGAAGCCGGAACTTCTCGATTTGGGCGTCTGATCGTAGAAACCACGACAAGTACTCAGCAGAGTGCTCACTCGTCTCAGTCGGGTAGAAGCCGATTCGCTCGAAGATCTCGACCCGCACCCGTCGCCGGAGTTCGGGGTCGGCGGCAATCGCCTCACGCAGCTTGGGGTAGAGGTCTTCGCCGTCGCGGGACCACTCGACGAGCCATGCCTGATGGTTCACACCCGCCGCACGGTAGTGAGTTCCTTCCAGCGGGACGCCGATAAGCCCGCAGAGGTCGCTGACCGTCCAGTACACGCTGTGGCAGAGGCCAACCGTCTTCAACTGCGGTGCGACCAATGACATCCACCAGACGTTCATCGCCATCGGGTTGGTGTAGTTGAGGAACCAGGCCTCAGGGCAGAGCTCAAGCATGTCGGAGGCGATTCCCGATAGCACCGGGAACGTGCGCAGCGCCCGGAAAACGCCGCCAACGCCAGTCGTGTCGCCTATTGTCTGCCGAAGTCCGGCTGCGGCCGGGATCTCGAGGTCGAGACGGGTCGATTCGATCCCGCCCACCTGGATCATGTTGACTACGAAATCCGCACCTTTCAGCGCCTGCCGGCGATCCAGTGTCGCGACGATCTGCACGGCACGATCGAAGTGTTGAGCTATCTGTTCCGCTGTACCACGCGCGACGTCGAGCCGGTCGGGTTCGATGTCGTGGAGGACGATACGCAGCGACGGAAGGTCGTCGAAGCGAAACAAATCGGCGAGCAGCTGGCGGGTGAAGACAACGCTTCCCGCTCCGAGGAAAACAATCTGAGTCATGCAGCGATCATCCGACAGTCTGTGTAATCCGCGCAACAAAATGAGTGATTCGTGTATAAAGTGATCAGATGAACTGATTGGCTGGCGGCACCGAGAAGAAGGATGGACATTGATCGCGACATCTACCGAGACTCTTATTGCGCGCGTGACATCGGGTCGCCGGGCGAAACGCATGGTGGCCATCCTCGACCTGGTGGCGGAGCGCGGGACGATCAGCCTCGCGGATCTCCTGGAGACACTGTCGATCTCGGCGGCGACTGCTCGGCGCGACCTCGCCGAGCTGGCTGAACAAAATCTCATCCTGCGCACCCACGGCGGAGCATCCGCTGTCGATCGCGGCCGGGAGATACCGGTCGCCCTTCGCGACACCAGATTCCAGGATGCGAAACGGACAATTGCGAAAGCGATGGTCAAACGACTGCCCGCCGAGCGACACGTGATAGCCCTCAGTGGTGGAACCACCACCGCCAGCGTTGCGCGCGAACTGGCAACGCACCGAGACATAGCCGTCGTCACCAATTCCCTCACCATCGCCGGACTGCTCTCTGGCTACCCGGATGTGCGCGTTGTGATGACCGGTGGATTTCTGCGTCCCCAATCACTCGAACTCGTTGGCGCGCTGGCGGAGAACACATTCAATTCGGTCAACGTCGGCACCGCAATCGTGGGCGCCGACGGTGTGAGTGCCTCGGCCGGCGTGACGACTCACGATGAGACGGAGGCACGGACCAATCATGCGATGGTAGCGAAAGCACAACGCGCCGTAGTGGTGGCGGACGGATCGAAGATTGGCCGAGTCGCACTAGCCCAGATTGCCGACATCGATAAGATCTCAATGCTGATAACCGACAAAAGCGCCGACCCCGAAGCGCTGAGTGAAATCCGCGCGGCCGGGGTCGAAGTCGTGATTGCCGACGCCTGAACATCTCAACTGTTGTCTGCAACGGGTGTGACAGTGGGCGGGCGGCTTTGGCCTCGGCCGCCCGGCGGCATTGACGCACCACCACCGGGCGGCAAGTATGTGAAAACCGCAGTCTCGGAAGAATGGCGGCGGTAGCGAACGTCCGACGAAACGGGGTAGCCATGAAAATCGCGGTAATAGGCGCAACCGGGAACGTGGGGACGGCGATACTTCGCCGGTTGCACGAGAGTCCGGATGTCGACGGCATAGTCGGGGTGAGCAGGCGCCGGCCGGATGGGGCCGCCGCGCCGTACCACAATGTCACCTGGCACCAGATCGATGTCGGCGACAGAACCGCGATCGACGAACTTTCCCCGGTGCTGCGTGGCGTAGACGCGGTCATCCACCTGGCCTGGCTGCTGCAGCCGAACCACCAGGAAAGCGTTCTTTACCGGACAAACGTCACCGGAACGGCGAACCTGCTGGCCGCCGCCGAGCTGGCCGGCGTGCCTCATGTGATCTGCGCGTCGTCAGTCGGTGCCTACAGCCCGGCGTCCAAGGACACCCGGGTTGACGAGACCTGGCCCACCGGCGGAATCCATACCTCTCATTACAGTCGGCACAAGGCCGCACAGGAACGACTGCTCGATGGATTCGAGGCCCGCCATCCGCAGATCACCGTCAGCCGGCTTCGGCCCGGGCTGATCTTCCAGGGCGCGGCCGGAAGCGAGATCGGCCGGTACTTTCTCGGACCCTTTGTGCCAAAGGGATGGCTGGGCCGACTGCCGCTCGGTTTGCTGCCGTTTCCGGCCAGATTGCAGTTTCAGGCTGTGCACTCCGATGATGTCGCAGAAGCCTATTGTCAGGTAGCCGCGCAACAGGCAGCAGGCGCATTCAACATAGCCGCCGAGCCGGTGTTGGGGCCGGACAACCTGCCATCCCTTTTGGGCGCCGGCCGCACCATCGACCTGCCAGTTTCAGTGCTGCGCTCCGCGGCCGCGCTCAGCTGGCGCCTTCGGGTTCAGCGCTCAGATCCCGGTTGGGTCGACATGGCGGCGCAAGCCCCGTTGATGTCGACCGAGCGGGCTCGGACGGTGCTCGGTTGGCGGGCAAAGATGAGCGCGATGGAGGCTGCCGCCGACGTGATTCGCGGACTGGGCTCCGGCGACGGCCTCAGTCAATCGCCGCCGCTGTCTCCGCGCTGACGCGTACTTCCGCGCAGCTCGCCTGTCGTCGCGTTGTCCGCCATTGAGCTCCGGCAGCAGCTCGGTCGGCACGACCCCGATGTCCGTGCGCTGCTTGCGTGCCGCGGCGGGCAGGATCCGTACCGGACAGCCGTTGCTAGTGGACTCTGACATGGCGGACCCGGAGCGGGATCACGATCAGCAGGCCGAGCAGCAGCACGACCGCGATGCCGAGGACGCCGGCTCGCTGGAACCCGAAGATACTGATCGCGGTGGAGAAGGCCAGAGGTCCGAGGAAGCTGACGGACCTGCCGGTCGTTGCGTAAAGGCCGAAATTCTCGCCCTCACGTCCGGCTGGTGTGATCCGGGCGAGCAGCGTGCGGGATGACGACTGGACCGGGCCGACGAAAAACGACAGCACCATCGCGCACACCCAGAACACCGTCTGGTTCTCGCTGATCATGATCGGCACGGTCCCGGCGATAAGGCATAGCAGCCCCGCCACGATCACCGTCTTCGAACCGAGCCGGTCGTCGAGCGGGCCGCCGATCAGTGCGCCGGTGCCGGCCACCACGTTGGCCGCGATGCCGAGGACTATAATCTCGCTGGCGCTGAATCCATAGCTGCCTGCGGCCAGAACACCGGCAAACGAGAAGATCGCGGCCAGTCCGTCGCGGAAGATCGCGCTGGCCAGGAAGAAGTGCAGGGTGCGCCGGTCCTCGCGCCATAGCTCACCCAGTCGGCGTATCAGGCGTTTGTAATCGCCCAGGAATGCCTTGACCGCGGCGAGGGGACCGCTGGCTTCGACTGCGTCATCGCGCGGCGGATTTTTCGGTCCGGTGATCAGGATCGGAATTGCGAAGATGGCGAACCAGGCAGCGGCGGCGGCGGCAACAAGCCGGTAGCGTAAGCCGTCGGCGTCGGAGGCACCGAGCAGGCCGACATCGGGCTGAATGAACGCGAAGAGCATCAACACGAGCAGGACGAGGCCACCGAAGTAGCCCATGCCCCAGCCGAACCCGGAGAGTTTGCCGATGTTCTTCTCGCTGGCGATCCGCAGCAGCATCCCGTTGTAGCTCACTTCGGCGAACTCGAAGAAGACACTGCCGGTCGCCACCAGGATCAGGCCGAGTAACAGGTACTCGGGAGAGTCGCGGACGAAAAACATGCCGGCCATCGATGCGACGACGATGAATGTGTGCAGGCCGAGCCAGAAACGGTGCCGTCCGGCGACATCGGCACGGGTGCCCGCGGCTGGCGCTATTACGGCAATGATCAGGCCGGCGATGGAGAGCGCGTAGCCGAGCTGTGCGCTGCCATCGGTCTCATTCGCAGCCACGCCCTTGGTCAGGTACGGCGCGAAGACGAAGGTGATGATGACGGCGTTGAATGCTGCAGACCCCCAGTCCCACAGTGCCCAGCTGACAACCGCCTGCTTCGAGGTCACCCCGGCGGTCTCCGTGGGCCTTCCATTGTGCACAGTCAAGGCGAAACGGTCCGCTCTGTAGGTTCTGGTAGTGGCAATTTAGTGACGACCATATCGAAGAAGTGGACCGTGCGGCAGGTATTGCCAGCACCCCCTGTGGGTGGCGACCCTGCGGCAGGCATGGAAAGATCGTCAGTATCGGAGTCGATGCGGCTCCTGTACGACTCTTGACGTTCTCAAAGAAGGAGCCAGCAAATGCCGATCGCTACCCCCGAGGTCTATGCCGAGTTGCTCGATCGTGCGAAGAGCGACGGCTTTGCCTACCCGGCGGTCAACGTTACGTCTTCCCAGACCATCAATGCGGCGATCCGCGGCTTCGCAGAGGCTGAGTCGGACGGCATAATCCAGGTGTCCACCGGTGGGGCCGAGTACATCTCCGGACCGACGGTCAAGGACAGGGTCCGCGGCGCCACCGCATTCGCAATCTTTGCTGAGGAAGTCGCGAAAAGCTACGACGTCAACATCGCGCTGCACACCGACCACGCACCAAGGGATGCCGTCGAAGAGTGGGTCAAGCCCCTGATCGCGGCATCGACTGAGCGGGTGAAGAACGGCCAGAATCCGCTGTTCCAGTCGCATATGTGGGACGGTTCGGCCGTGCCGCTTGATGAGAACCTCGTGCTCGCCGAGCAGCTGCTGGAACTTTCGGCCGCCGCCAGGACGATCCTTGAGATTGAGGTCGGCGTCGTGGGTGGCGAGGAAGACGGCGTCGACAACGAGATCAACGACAAGCTTTACACCACGATTGCTGATGGACTGGCTACTGCCGAGGCGCTGGGTACCGGCGAAAAGGGCCGGTATCTGACCGCGCTCACCTTCGGAAACGTGCATGGCGTGTACAAGCCAGGCAACGTGAAGCTGCGCCCGGAGATTCTCAAGTCGATTCAGGATGAAGTAGGCGCGAAGGTCGGCAAGGATCGCCCGTTCGACCTCGTGTTCCATGGCGGCTCCGGCTCGTCCGAACAGGAGATCGCGGACGCGGTCAGCTATGGCGTGATCAAGATGAACATCGACACCGACACCCAGTACGCCTTCACCCGACCGGTCGCCGACCATATGCTGCGCAACTACGATGGCGTGCTGAAAATTGACGGCGAGGTCGGCAACAAGAAGATGTACGACCCGCGTGCCTGGGGCAAGGCGGCCGAGGCAGGGCTGGCGGCCCGTGTCGTCGAAGCCGCGCAACACCTCGGCTCGGCGGGCAAGCGGCTCAAGTAGTCCTGGGGTCCCGAGTTAGGACCGCGAACTTCAGGCAGGACCGCGGCCGATCGACGATCGCGGTCCTGCACAGGGTTCGCGTTCCTTGCCGGCAGCCTGCGCAGGGTTCGCGTTCCTGGCCCAGCCTTCTAGCGCCGCCCGGAAGGCTGGGCGTCGCTGGTGGCGACTTCTTCTGCCGCAGACTCCCCAATGGTCTCGAACAGTGAATCGGCGAAGTTCTTCGCAATGTTCGGCCGGTCGAGGCGTTGCACGAGATCGTTGGCCAGCTGCCACAGCTTGACGTTGGCCAGCTGGGAGTGCCGGCTCAAAATGCTGAATGCCGCCGCATCGTCGATGCCATAGAAGGCCATAAGCGCTCCTTTGGCCTGCTCGATGCTGGCCCTGTGCTCGGCCGAACGGGTCACCGCTTCGTGCGTTTCGCGATGAATTTCCGCCTTGCGGCTACGGGTGAGGTCAATCAGGAAGCCGTTTACCCTTGTCACTTTGTTGTCGTCATCCTGAATTCCATGTCCGACGGCGACAACGTGCCGGACCGTATTGTGGGAATCGAGGAGCCGGTAGTAATGGCTGAACGCCTCGCCCGTCGAGGTTGCCTGGATGAAGACCCGGCGAACATCGGAGCGGTCGTCTGGGTGCTTGTGTGCCAGCAGAAAGCCGGTTGTCGGGACGATATCCCCGGGTTCAAAACCGTGGATCTCATACATTTCGTCCGACCAGGTCCACGTCTTGGCCGCGGTGTCGTACGTGAACGTCCCCACTAGGTTCCCGGAAGTCGGAACGCTGGAGGCCGCCGACGGGCTCGAAGTATCACCAAAAGCCATAGTGTGCTCATTCCTTCTGATGGACGAACCATCCAAAAAAGACTGAAGCCGACCTCTTGACCTGTATAAGACGGTAACGATCGTCCAGTAGAAGCGCAAGCTCGAGTCAGTTCATGACGAAGGAGCCTGGCGCGGCTAAGCATGGGCTGCGAACATGTGCGGCGCGGTAGGCGTGACCCGAATCGCGCACGGCGCGATGGGTGGCGAACGCAAGGAACGCCGACCGCTTGCAAGCGATCGGCGTTCCTTGCCAGGGGCGAAGTCAGTTGTTTGGCTTCACGTCCCGCGCGGCTTCCTGCGCGTGGCCACCTACTCGCTCGGCTTCGCTGGCACCCTGGTCCTTCACAGTCTGCGCCGAATCGGTCACCTGATCCTTGACCGCGGTGGCCGCCTCTTGCGCCGGCTCCCGCAGGTTATCGGCGGCCTCCTTGGCGGCGTCGCCAAGCCCTTCGCTTGCCTTCGACTTGATTTGGACAGCAAGTTCCTCTTCCTGGCGGCTGGCCGGAATCAATGCGGCGAGCAGCATGCCCGCACCGAACGCAATCGCCCCCATGGCGAGCGGGTTGCCCTCGGCTTTGCCGCGGATCTTGTCAGGAGCATCGGAAGCAGCGCGCTTCAAAGCCGCCCCACCCTTGCCCGGCCCGGAGTCGGCACCGAACAATTTGTCCTTGACGTTTCCCGCGGCGTCGCGCACTTTCTCCGTTTGCCGATGCGCAATGCTGCGTGGGTTGACCTTGTCCTCGATCGCATCGACATCGTTGCTGAGATTGCTTTGCGTGCGCTCGATATCAGCCCGGATTTCGTCTGGGTTATCGCTCATTGCCGACCCTCGTTTCCTTTAAGTGCCTCGGGGATTTCCTTGACGGTGCTCGCGGTCTCCGGGAGGCCCTGAGCTTGCTTGAGTTTTCCTCGGCCGACCATGGCCAGGACAAGCGCTACGACTGCCCAGATGACGGCGACGATAATTGCGGACCAGCCGAAGCCGATCTGGGTGCCCAGCCCGTACCATAGCGCCGCGGAGAGAAACAGCAGCACGAATTGGGCTGCAATCAACGCACCGACGAGTAGTCCGATGCCAGCGCCAGCCTTTTGTGCTGTTTGCCGTGCTTCCGCCTTCGCGAGCGCGATCTCCTGACGCAGCAGCGTGGAGAGATCCTGAGTCAACCGGCCTACGAGGTCACCGAGCGACGCAGCCGACGCGTTGTCGGCGTTGCCTGCCGCCGAGTGACCTCCCGCGGAATGGCTGGTCATGGGTTTATTCCCTCCCCGGGAGTGGCGCCGCGGACACCGCTGCCGGACGTGTAGCCGGCCTCGCTTCCGCCTCTTGGGTAACCCTGCTGGCCGCCAGTTACCGGAGCAGCGGGCTGACCTGTATAGCCAGGTTGAGCCGGGTTTCCGGGCTGCGCGCCGCTTGGATAGCCGGGTTCGCTCCCGGCTGGGTAGCCCGCCTGGTTGCCAGCCAGATAGTCGCCGGTGGGGCCTGTTCCGGTTTGAGCCGCCAGTGGATCAGCATGCTTCGGCGAACCGTCACTCGTCGAGTGCTCTTTCTTGTCGTCCACAACTCCTCGGGTGAGTCGGCCAGCCAGAATTCCGGCGCCTAGTGCGATGCCGATGAAGAGCGCGGGCTTACGCCGGGCAAAACTCTTCACGTCGTCGAGCAGGTCGCGGGGTTCCTTGTCGCCGATCCACGAGGCCGCGGAGTCAAGTCGCTCGGATGCCTGGCGGACCAGCTGAGTTGCCAGGCCGGAATCCTCTGAGTGCTCGGCCATGGAACCGAACTCGTCGCGAAGCGAGCGGATGGTGTCCAGCGCACGTTCCTGCTGTGTCGAGGCCTGCTGACTCAGCTGCTCACCGGCTTGTTGCGTAACGCTCCTGGCCTGTTCCTTGACTTCATCGAGCACGCTTGAGGCTTCGCCTTTTACCGTCTCCGCCACGTTCTTCCCGGCATCGCCGGCCGTCTGACCGACCTCTTTGGCCTTGTCTTTCGCCGTGTCGGTGGAACTGCCACCGACTGTGGATCCGGTTCCTGTGCTCCGATCAGGCCCGGTTGCCCGATGCAGACCGGCGTCGCTGGACACTTCGGTTGGTTGAGCAGGGACCGAAGGCGGTGGGACCACCTCAGGGTCCCGATCATTGTGCGGATACTGCGTCATGGTTCTCCCCTTCTCGCTTAAGAGATATTGCTCCGGGACCTCTTCAATGTCAGATCGCGGGCGTAACAGGAGGGAAACGCACAGCTGCTTGACGTCCCTGCCGTCACCACCGGCTAAGCGGCGTTACCAGGCTTGTGCCCAAAGCTCGAGAATCTAAACGTCATCCTGTGCCGGGTCTTTCAGGTGACGCGCTGGCGCGAGAACCAGCGGTTCCCAAGGTGGGCAGTTCCTCGGTCATGCTCGAGAGCCTTTCTCCCAACCCAAAATTTGGGAGTCAGGCGGATGAAATTGAGTGTCAGCCGGGTATTTCTTGTGGGAGAAGAAGTAGCGCGGGACGTGTTTAACCGCGAAGAAGCAGGGGAACTGCTTCTCAGTATGAGCAATACCTCCCAGGATTTGCCGCGTGCGGTGCTCTTTGATCGCGACGGCACGCTTATCGCGGATGTACCAGACAACCGCGATCCGGCTCAGGTCAGCGCGATGCCGACGGCGCAGGACGCGGTGTCGCTGGCACGTTCCGCGGGAGCACGAGTCGGCGTGATCACGAACCAGGCCGGGGTCGCCCGCGGTTTGCTCACCTCTGAAGACGTCGCGACGGTTAATCGACGAGTCGACGAGTTGTTCGGCACCTTCGACGTATGGTGTGTTTGCCAGCACGCGGAAAGCGACGGCTGTGAGTGCCGCAAACCGAAGCCCGGCATGCTGCTGCGGGCCGCCGAGCTGCTTGGTCTGGCACCGGCAGATCTGGCCTTCGTTGGAGATATCGGGTCCGACGTCGCGGCCGGAACGGCAGCCGGCATCAGAACGGTTCTGGTGCCCACGCCGGTCACCCGGGCGACCGAGATCGACAGTGCACCGGTCGTGGCGGCGAGCCTTTACGAGGCGATTGACGGATTGTTCAGCTCGGATGACGCCTCTCAGCTCGAGGTTCGGGGATGAACCGGCGAGTGCTCGTTGCCCGGCTCGACAGCGTTGGTGATGTCCTGCTTGCCGGACCTGCCGTGCGGGCCATTGCAGCCGAAGCCGAGGTGGTGATGCTCGCCGGACCGCAAGGTAGCGGTGCGGCAGCTCTGCTCCCCGGGGTGGAAAACGTCATCAGCTGGGCGTCGCCCTGGATTGT is part of the Saxibacter everestensis genome and harbors:
- a CDS encoding phage holin family protein codes for the protein MTSHSAGGHSAAGNADNASAASLGDLVGRLTQDLSTLLRQEIALAKAEARQTAQKAGAGIGLLVGALIAAQFVLLFLSAALWYGLGTQIGFGWSAIIVAVIWAVVALVLAMVGRGKLKQAQGLPETASTVKEIPEALKGNEGRQ
- a CDS encoding D-glycero-alpha-D-manno-heptose-1,7-bisphosphate 7-phosphatase translates to MKLSVSRVFLVGEEVARDVFNREEAGELLLSMSNTSQDLPRAVLFDRDGTLIADVPDNRDPAQVSAMPTAQDAVSLARSAGARVGVITNQAGVARGLLTSEDVATVNRRVDELFGTFDVWCVCQHAESDGCECRKPKPGMLLRAAELLGLAPADLAFVGDIGSDVAAGTAAGIRTVLVPTPVTRATEIDSAPVVAASLYEAIDGLFSSDDASQLEVRG